One Thunnus thynnus chromosome 18, fThuThy2.1, whole genome shotgun sequence genomic region harbors:
- the ism2b gene encoding isthmin-2, translating to MRQEVARRFQMLFVIWSILLFSLGTGFPTRHKNVAHKAHGHPVHSGGVQYVPDALEQQNQVQSLLPEPHSHQRRWSHPQHRSVGVLPQPEPEEETKPFILDLKNFPDLANADINSQNPNIQVTIEVVDDPQMEVEMDLAKEKDWLPSSSSSPSSTVDWLGGKKLFWPLFWSYTDADSSEDSNSRSGVEETGEEEEDGDYLVDYGSEEPLPSGVGGDWDSRWNEGLNPMQSYYEKETDEWTPWSPCSVTCGHGERKRTKSCGYSCTLTEASKCDLEPCPGDVNTVVEPFPFEMENGTEPFGTDVDSCEKWLNCKSEFLQRYLHQVLAELPNCPCSYPSEVGYTVVSVYDETHGQPFRWRDASGPKERLDIYKPSARSCIRSALSGDSSTLAAQHCCYDDRGRLITRGKGAGTPNLISNEFSPELHFKVDVLPWILCKGDWSRFHAVRPPNNGLSCPENPHEDVFMNELEEAREY from the exons ATGCGTCAAGAGGTCGCGCGGAGATTTCAGATGCTGTTTGTGATTTGGTCCATACTTCTCTTTAGTTTGGGGACAGGGTTTCCTACCAGACACAAGAATGTTGCCCACAAG GCTCACGGCCACCCAGTTCACAGCGGCGGGGTCCAATATGTCCCTGATGCTTTGGAGCAGCAGAACCAGGTGCAGAGTCTGTTACCCGAGCCCCACAGCCACCAGAGAAGATGGTCCCACCCGCAGCACCGCTCCGTCGGTGTTCTTCCACAGCCAGAGCCCGAGGAGGAGACCAAACCCTTCATCCTGGATCTCAAGAACTTCCCTGACCTGGCCAATGCTGACATCAACTCACAGAACCCCAACATACAG GTAACCATTGAGGTGGTGGACGACCCTCAGATGGAGGTAGAGATGGACCTGGCCAAGGAAAAAGACTGGctaccctcctcttcctcctccccctcttccacAGTAGATTGGCTCGGAGGCAAGAAGCTTTTCTGGCCGCTTTTCTGGAGTTACACCGATGCTGATTCCAGCGAGGACAGCAACAGCCGGTCAGGCGTGGAGGAAACtggcgaggaagaggaggatggagatTACTTAGTGGATTACGGCAGCGAGGAGCCCTTACCCAGTGGAGTAGGCGGAGACTGGGATAGTCGTTGGAACGAAGGCTTGAATCCAATGCAGAGCTACTATG agaaagagacagatgagTGGACTCCCTGGTCTCCTTGCTCAGTGACATGTGGACATGGTGAGAGGAAGAGGACCAAGTCCTGTGGCTACTCTTGCACTCTGACAGAAGCCTCAAAGTGTGACCTAGAGCCTTGTCCAG GTGATGTCAACACAGTGGTAGAGCCCTTCCCTTTCGAGATGGAGAATGGCACAGAACCATTTGGGACAG ATGTGGACAGCTGTGAGAAGTGGCTCAACTGTAAGAGTGAGTTCCTCCAGAGGTACCTCCACCAGGTCTTGGCGGAGCTGCCCAACTGCCCCTGCTCCTACCCCTCTGAAGTGGGGTACACTGTGGTCAGTGTCTATGATGAGACTCATGGCCAGCCGTTCCGCTGGCGTGATGCCAGTGGCCCCAAGGAGCGCCTGGACATCTACAAGCCATCAGCACGTAGCTGCATCCGCTCAGCTCTTTCTGGCGACTCGTCCACTCTCGCAGCGCAGCACTGTTGTTATGATGATCGTGGGCGGCTGATCACGCGGGGAAAAGGCGCAGGCACGCCTAACCTGATCAGCAATGAGTTCTCACCTGAGCTGCACTTCAAAGTGGATGTGCTGCCTTGGATCCTGTGCAAGGGAGACTGGAGTCGCTTCCATGCAGTGCGGCCACCCAATAACGGGCTGAGCTGCCCAGAAAACCCCCATGAAGACGTGTTCATGAATGAACTGGAGGAGGCCAGGGAGTACTGA